The following coding sequences lie in one Rutidosis leptorrhynchoides isolate AG116_Rl617_1_P2 chromosome 4, CSIRO_AGI_Rlap_v1, whole genome shotgun sequence genomic window:
- the LOC139840464 gene encoding UDP-glycosyltransferase 85C1-like, translated as METEPLIDQKRPHVVFIPFPAQSHIKCMLKLAKLLHYKGIHITSINTKSSHVRLVKSGGIHDINGVPGFRFKTVQDSPTCDADDDGVEHTPTILELMTYLKENFYDSFLDLVSSLETPVTCIVCDGFMTFTNSIHAAEKLEVPIFLFWTMAACGFMGFYQSKVLVEKGLVPLKDESYLTNGYLEMEIDWIPGMEGIRLKDLPEFIRVTSPNDIAFTFLLEVAQKADNVSHMIFHTFEDLEASLIEEIRFVFPNVYNVGPLQLLLNQKQESKSSEFSGYSLRHEEPECVQWLESKEPNSVVYVNFGSIAVMSLQDLVELGWGLVNSKYEFSWIIRNDLVDGKPSVLPKELEDAINEKGFVGSWCTQEEVLNHRSIGGFLTHGGWGSIIDSLSSGVPMICCPFLGDQLTNCRQMCKKWEIGMEIEKNTKRDEVEKLLRMLMEGEEGKIMRNKALEWKKMAEMATGSCGSSSLDIEKLIDEITNLTKT; from the exons ATGGAGACAGAGCCCTTAATAGATCAGAAAAGGCCTCATGTAGTGTTCATACCATTTCCAGCACAAAGCCACATCAAGTGTATGCTCAAACTAGCCAAACTACTGCACTACAAGGGCATACACATAACTTCCATCAACACTAAATCAAGCCATGTGCGACTCGTAAAGTCTGGTGGGATTCATGATATCAATGGAGTTCCAGGTTTTCGATTTAAAACAGTTCAGGATAGTCCAACTTGTGATGCAGACGATGATGGTGTCGAACATACTCCAACTATACTTGAGCTCATGACCTACCTGAAAGAAAATTTCTATGATTCATTTCTTGATCTTGTATCTAGCCTTGAAACTCCGGTAACATGTATCGTTTGTGATGGTTTCATGACTTTCACAAATTCGATTCACGCTGCAGAGAAGCTTGAGGTTCCTATCTTTCTTTTTTGGACCATGGCTGCTTGTGGATTCATGGGGTTTTATCAGTCAAAAGTTCTAGTGGAGAAAGGACTAGTCCCACTTAAAG ATGAAAGTTATTTGACAAATGGTTATCTTGAGATGGAAATAGATTGGATTCCAGGAATGGAAGGTATCCGTTTAAAGGATTTACCAGAGTTCATACGAGTCACTAGTCCGAATGATATTGCATTTACATTTCTCCTAGAAGTTGCTCAAAAAGCCGATAACG tgtcacatatgatCTTCCACACTTTCGAAGACCTAGAAGCTAGTCTTATAGAAGAGATTAGATTCGTATTTCCTAACGTCTATAATGTTGGACCACTTCAATTACTTTTGAATCAGAAGCAAGAAAGCAAAAGCTCGGAATTTAGTGGATATAGTTTACGTCATGAAGAGCCCGAGTGTGTTCAATGGCTAGAGTCGAAAGAGCCTAATTCTGTAGTGTATGTCAACTTTGGAAGTATAGCAGTAATGTCGTTACAAGATCTTGTAGAACTAGGTTGGGGACTTGTTAACAGCAAATATGAATTTTCATGGATTATAAGAAATGATTTGGTTGATGGGAAACCTAGTGTTTTACCTAAAGAATTAGAGGATGCGATAAACGAGAAAGGATTTGTTGGAAGTTGGTGTACACAAGAAGAGGTCTTGAACCATCGGTCGATTGGTGGGTTCTTGACTCATGGTGGGTGGGGTTCAATCATCGATAGCTTGTCGTCTGGGGTGCCTATGATTTGTTGTCCATTTTTGGGTGACCAACTAACGAATTGTCGACAAATGTGTAAGAAATGGGAAATTGGTATGGAGATAGAGAAGAATACGAAGAGGGATGAAGTGGAGAAGCTTTTGAGGATGTTAATGGAAGGTGAAGAAGGTAAAATAATGAGGAATAAAGCTTTGGAGTGGAAGAAGATGGCGGAAATGGCTACGGGTTCTTGTGGATCATCGTCTTTAGATATAGAGAAACTCATTGACGAAATCACTAACTTAACTAAAACCTAG
- the LOC139840019 gene encoding uncharacterized protein encodes MYVGGQYYGLFFLEGIGESDPYKSTIEIAKRITKFIYAHHKTLALMRRYTNKMEIVRPGVTRFASAFLTLQSLIDKKDELRKMFCGSEWDKCYLSKTKKGNDIYKMVMDNRTWYGISKCLKVFSPLVKILRMVDADWKPSMGFLHGELKKAQQEIKEALNNQKIFYEPVMKIIRMKMSGRLDSSLHLAAYLLNPYYLYNDMDIQYDEKVNEAINDVVETLYPQDLDMQQKILLEELPVYTCRSESFAKLLALKSCEVNTEKYDPANWWTRFGSSAPHLRKIAIRILSLTTSSSGCERNWSTFEAIHTKKRNRLEASKLNNLVFVQFNANLILKNKKRKERGHEVLLTDDTSEAQEWFIDDDVVDAISKPKRSTRRQFLEDDFESEDEEMEIDAEDVEYGFYGDQIIEQNGQDQDLDENEV; translated from the exons ATGTATGTAGGTGGGCAATATTATGGTTTGTTTTTTCTTGAAGGCATTGGTGAGTCAGACCCATATAAATCAACAATTGAAATAGCAAAAAGGATAACGAAGTTTATTTATGCACACCACAAAACATTGGCTTTGATGAGGCGTTACACAAATAAGATGGAAATCGTGAGACCAGGAGTTACACGATTTGCTTCCGCGTTCCTTACTTTACAAAGCTTAATTGATAAGAAGGATGAATTAAGGAAAATGTTTTGTGGTAGTGAATGGGATAAATGTTATTTATCCAAGACAAAAAAAGGGAATGATATCTATAAAATGGTGATGGATAACAGAACTTGGTACGGAATAAGCAAATGTTTAAAAGTGTTCTCACCTTTGGTCAAAATACTTCGAATGGTGGATGCCGATTGGAAGCCTTCAATGGGATTTTTACATGGTGAGCTTAAAAAAGCTCAACAAGAAATCAAGGAGGCTTTGAACAACCAGAAGATTTTTTATGAGCCGGTTATGAAGATCATTCGAATGAAGATGTCAGGTCGACTAGATTCGAGCTTACATTTGGCGGCCTATCTTTTAAACCCATATTATCTTTACAATGATATGGATATCCAGTATGATGAAAAAGTGAATGAAGCAATCAATGATGTTGTTGAAACTTTGTATCCGCAAGATCTTGATATGCAACAAAAAATATTGTTGGAGGAGTTGCCAGTTTACACGTGTAGATCAGAGAGCTTTGCTAAGTTACTTGCATTGAAATCATGTGAGGTTAACACCGAAAAATATGATCCGG CAAATTGGTGGACACGTTTTGGTAGCTCAGCACCTCATTTGAGAAAGATTGCTATTCGGATCCTTTCTCTAACAACAAGTTCATCCGGATGTGAACGCAATTGGAGCACCTTTGAAGCG ATTCATACAAAAAAAAGAAATCGGTTAGAAGCCTCAAAGTTAAACAATCTTGTTTTTGTTCAATTCAATGCAAATCTGATTTTGAAAAACAAAAAAAGAAAGGAGAGAGGTCATGAAGTTCTTTTAACGGATGATACAAGTGAGGCTCAAGAATGGTTTATTGATGATGATGTGGTTGATGCAATTTCAAAACCAAAAAGAAGCACTAGAAGACAATTTTTGGAGGACGATTTTGAGTCAGAAGATGAAGAGATGGAAATAGATGCTGAAGATGTTGAATATGGGTTTTATGGGGATCAAATCATTGAACAAAATGGACAAGATCAAGATTTGGATGAAAATGAAGTTTGA